The following proteins are co-located in the Sphingomonas panacis genome:
- a CDS encoding NAD(P)H-dependent oxidoreductase, producing MKKRLLVIDGHPDADPARFVHALAKRYSDGAEQGGHEVRTIKVAELGFPLVASRVDWESGDLPPDIRDAQDAIAWADHLTILYPLWLGDMPALLKGFLEQVMRPGFAFVAREGKLPEKRLKSRTARLVVTMGMPALFYRAYYGAHSVKSFERNILRFVGIRPFAHVLIGNVEGNASARAGWLDDLFDFGEAGI from the coding sequence GTGAAGAAGCGTCTTCTCGTCATTGACGGGCATCCGGACGCTGATCCGGCGCGGTTCGTTCACGCGCTCGCCAAGCGATACAGCGACGGGGCCGAGCAGGGTGGCCACGAGGTTCGGACGATCAAGGTCGCGGAGCTTGGCTTTCCGCTGGTTGCCTCGCGCGTCGATTGGGAAAGCGGCGATCTTCCGCCCGACATTCGAGACGCGCAGGACGCGATCGCCTGGGCCGACCATCTGACCATTTTATATCCCTTGTGGCTCGGTGACATGCCCGCGCTGCTGAAAGGGTTTCTGGAGCAGGTGATGCGGCCCGGCTTCGCGTTCGTCGCGCGCGAAGGCAAGCTGCCCGAGAAGCGGCTGAAGTCGCGCACGGCGCGCCTGGTCGTGACGATGGGAATGCCGGCTCTGTTCTACCGCGCTTATTATGGCGCGCACAGCGTGAAGAGTTTCGAGCGCAACATCCTGAGGTTCGTGGGTATCCGGCCGTTCGCGCATGTCCTGATCGGCAATGTCGAGGGCAACGCCTCGGCGCGGGCGGGGTGGCTCGATGATCTTTTCGATTTCGGCGAGGCCGGAATCTGA